In one Candidatus Rhabdochlamydia sp. T3358 genomic region, the following are encoded:
- a CDS encoding polymorphic toxin type 50 domain-containing protein produces the protein MNKLFSLFLALYIFMNLFVQANKGYAYFFPILYENTWTDFCLEHLKELSDECNEQYIDKELITRLSHDSNQIPTILNSCDFRFCLQCQAPAARRLCIDEDWTDEEENVYEILCYKCRCLKNWYNPNNLDADEEDLKDEEIVDEYWDTCSNKAIPHSYFTIQAKPFVCFLEQHLKYCKENPSCFCYWPYLSKIACEISDTVYTKGYSLVENSFLGKLNSPEFNSLDFASLNTYGILTALFTHSFFYSQYRQVLLQLAQWEESHDPNIARSAATIDSIYITLDSVQPHFLHLYSQCLKKHPHPKIYYERGMVLFHQGKALDSLDDIRALIGFAQQNHHQDLLTSELYLQEGTVYAELGLYDKAVVSLSEAIHRDPNNKQAYFERAVAYFELGQFDLSLEDYFSSKIKPQPISPDSLELISFSLGLTQGILKGGMQAGAEFLPSLLSSMHGIGHGLWAFAQDPVQVSVALVEATQACIQFVKNHTSTEVLTSLVPELKELIETWDKLEDNKRGEITGHIIGKYGIDIFAGVGLVKGMKLYRELKKANNLLTLEALATSKKNKSLIALEAAKRAQTRKKILTNANVKIQWDKQGKHIQTHKNFQKSKSILEHPNPQKLAHDFCGKGMKIGNQQAGTAGYQEIVDFKEFIGYSVEYETGKKTATSWGKIHYAKGGVHIVPTKPRL, from the coding sequence ATGAACAAATTATTTTCGCTTTTTTTGGCTCTATATATTTTCATGAATTTATTTGTGCAAGCAAATAAAGGATATGCTTATTTTTTCCCAATTCTGTATGAAAACACATGGACTGATTTTTGTTTAGAGCACCTTAAGGAGCTTTCTGACGAATGCAATGAACAGTATATTGATAAAGAGCTCATTACTCGATTATCCCATGATTCAAACCAGATTCCTACGATTTTAAATAGCTGTGATTTCCGCTTTTGTCTACAGTGCCAAGCTCCTGCTGCAAGAAGACTATGTATAGACGAGGACTGGACAGACGAAGAGGAAAATGTTTATGAAATTCTCTGTTATAAATGTAGATGTTTAAAAAACTGGTATAATCCAAATAATCTAGACGCGGATGAAGAAGATCTAAAAGATGAAGAAATCGTCGATGAATATTGGGATACTTGCAGCAACAAAGCTATTCCGCACAGCTATTTTACTATTCAAGCAAAGCCGTTTGTTTGCTTTCTTGAACAACACTTGAAGTATTGCAAAGAAAACCCTAGTTGTTTCTGCTACTGGCCTTATCTTTCTAAAATAGCTTGTGAGATAAGTGATACCGTTTATACGAAAGGGTATTCGTTAGTTGAAAATTCGTTTTTAGGCAAATTAAATAGCCCAGAGTTTAATTCATTAGATTTTGCTTCTTTAAATACCTATGGCATCTTAACTGCTTTATTTACTCATTCCTTCTTCTATTCGCAATACAGACAAGTTTTGCTTCAGCTGGCACAGTGGGAGGAGTCTCATGATCCAAATATTGCAAGAAGCGCAGCAACAATAGACTCCATTTATATAACTCTTGATAGCGTGCAACCTCATTTTTTACATCTATACTCACAATGCCTTAAAAAACACCCTCACCCTAAAATCTATTACGAAAGAGGGATGGTTCTTTTCCATCAAGGGAAAGCCTTAGATTCATTAGATGATATCCGTGCCCTGATTGGCTTTGCCCAACAAAACCATCATCAAGACCTATTAACTTCTGAGTTGTATCTTCAAGAAGGAACTGTTTATGCAGAACTGGGCCTATATGATAAAGCTGTTGTGAGCCTTAGTGAGGCAATCCACAGAGATCCAAACAATAAACAAGCCTATTTTGAACGAGCAGTCGCTTATTTTGAGCTAGGTCAGTTTGATTTATCTCTAGAAGATTATTTCTCATCCAAAATAAAACCCCAACCGATTTCACCAGATTCGTTGGAACTGATATCATTCTCTTTAGGCTTGACACAAGGAATCCTAAAAGGAGGAATGCAAGCTGGAGCTGAGTTCCTTCCTTCCTTATTATCCTCTATGCATGGTATTGGTCATGGGTTATGGGCTTTTGCTCAAGATCCAGTGCAAGTTTCCGTTGCACTTGTTGAAGCTACGCAAGCCTGCATTCAGTTCGTGAAGAATCACACATCTACAGAAGTTTTAACATCTCTTGTACCAGAGCTCAAAGAGCTGATTGAAACCTGGGATAAACTGGAAGATAATAAGCGAGGTGAAATCACAGGACATATCATCGGAAAATATGGAATCGATATTTTTGCAGGGGTTGGTCTTGTAAAAGGAATGAAGTTGTATAGAGAGCTTAAAAAAGCAAACAATCTTTTGACTCTCGAAGCTCTAGCAACCAGTAAAAAAAATAAGTCCCTTATCGCCTTAGAAGCTGCAAAAAGAGCGCAGACAAGAAAAAAGATTCTTACAAATGCAAATGTAAAAATCCAGTGGGATAAACAAGGAAAGCATATTCAGACACACAAAAATTTTCAAAAAAGCAAAAGCATATTAGAGCATCCAAATCCTCAGAAGCTTGCTCATGATTTTTGCGGGAAAGGAATGAAAATTGGAAATCAACAAGCAGGCACAGCGGGATATCAAGAAATAGTCGATTTTAAAGAATTCATAGGCTATTCGGTGGAATATGAGACCGGGAAGAAAACCGCTACAAGCTGGGGAAAGATTCATTATGCAAAGGGTGGCGTTCACATCGTTCCCACAAAGCCAAGGTTGTAA
- the acpP gene encoding acyl carrier protein, which translates to MSPEKSVEQEALEREVLDIVIEQLQVDPSTVSLEKSFSEDLSTDSLDLTELIMAFEERFGFEIPQEEAEKLHIVKDVVDYIQKNRSENKRPPSEKPPAA; encoded by the coding sequence ATGTCCCCTGAGAAATCTGTTGAACAAGAAGCTCTTGAAAGAGAAGTGCTTGATATTGTTATTGAACAACTGCAAGTCGATCCTTCTACAGTTTCCTTAGAAAAATCTTTTTCAGAAGATCTTAGTACAGACTCTTTAGATCTTACAGAGCTAATTATGGCATTTGAAGAGCGTTTTGGGTTTGAAATCCCACAAGAAGAAGCAGAAAAACTACACATTGTTAAAGATGTAGTGGATTATATTCAAAAAAATCGTAGTGAGAATAAAAGACCCCCTTCTGAAAAACCCCCTGCTGCTTAA
- the trxB gene encoding thioredoxin-disulfide reductase gives MKRTKLVIIGSGPAALTAAIYAARANLEPIIFEGFSSGPVGGQLMTTTEVENFPGFPEGITGPELMERMRKQALRFGTEILTEDVIAVELEKKPFMIKGRRTSIQADALIIATGATARRLDVPGSKEFWQKGVTACAVCDGAAPIFHNQDLYVIGGGDTAVEEAIFLTKYGKKVFLVHRREELRASEIMADRVKKHPKIEILWNHELVRIEGDTVVRKVVLKNVKTHQESTFLAGGVFFAIGHDPNTKFLGGQLKLKENQYIHVDLESSKTNIEGVFAAGDVHDHMYRQAITAAGFGCMAAMDAEKWLSEKGHL, from the coding sequence ATGAAACGAACAAAGCTTGTAATCATTGGCTCAGGACCCGCTGCTCTTACTGCCGCTATTTATGCAGCTCGTGCAAACTTAGAGCCCATTATCTTTGAGGGTTTTTCTTCAGGACCAGTTGGCGGACAGCTAATGACAACAACAGAGGTAGAAAACTTTCCTGGTTTTCCTGAAGGTATAACAGGCCCAGAGCTAATGGAGCGTATGCGCAAACAAGCATTGCGCTTTGGCACAGAAATTTTGACAGAAGATGTGATTGCGGTAGAGTTAGAAAAAAAGCCATTTATGATAAAGGGACGTCGAACCTCAATACAAGCAGATGCATTGATCATTGCAACAGGAGCAACAGCCCGTCGTCTTGATGTACCGGGATCTAAAGAATTTTGGCAAAAAGGGGTGACTGCATGTGCTGTATGCGATGGAGCTGCACCTATTTTTCACAATCAAGATTTATATGTGATTGGAGGAGGAGATACTGCTGTAGAAGAGGCTATCTTTTTAACAAAATATGGTAAGAAGGTTTTTTTGGTACATCGTCGAGAAGAGTTGCGTGCTTCTGAAATTATGGCTGATCGTGTAAAGAAACACCCTAAAATAGAAATCCTTTGGAACCATGAATTAGTACGAATTGAGGGAGATACCGTTGTACGCAAAGTAGTTTTAAAAAATGTAAAGACCCATCAAGAAAGTACTTTCTTGGCAGGAGGGGTATTTTTTGCTATTGGACATGATCCCAATACCAAATTTTTAGGAGGGCAGTTGAAGTTAAAAGAAAATCAATATATTCATGTAGATCTGGAAAGCTCTAAAACCAATATAGAAGGTGTATTTGCAGCTGGAGACGTGCATGATCATATGTATCGTCAAGCAATTACAGCAGCTGGATTCGGATGTATGGCGGCAATGGATGCAGAAAAGTGGTTGTCTGAAAAAGGACATCTTTAG
- the fabG gene encoding 3-oxoacyl-[acyl-carrier-protein] reductase, whose translation MSLLANKNALITGGTAGIGKAIALAFLQQGANVAILGTNKEQAARVVEELQAAKINQQQKIESFLVDVSLKLEVDNVIKDLLSSWNSIDILINNAGITRDGLLIRMSEEDFDRVIAVNLKSLFNLCRSVVPHMVKARSGNIINISSIVASTGNPGQFNYVASKAGVEGATKALAKEVASRNIRVNCIAPGFVQTRMTDKLTEVQREHILNQIPMKTMGKPEDIANAVVFLASHLSNYITGQILTVDGGMVM comes from the coding sequence ATGTCGCTCTTAGCAAACAAAAATGCTTTGATTACAGGAGGTACTGCTGGTATTGGTAAAGCTATTGCTTTAGCATTTTTGCAGCAGGGAGCAAATGTAGCCATTTTAGGAACAAATAAAGAACAAGCAGCCCGTGTTGTAGAAGAGTTGCAAGCCGCTAAGATTAATCAACAGCAAAAAATAGAATCCTTTCTTGTAGATGTCTCTCTTAAGCTAGAAGTTGACAACGTAATTAAAGATTTGTTGTCCTCTTGGAACTCGATCGATATTTTGATTAATAATGCTGGCATTACTCGTGATGGCCTATTGATTAGGATGAGCGAAGAGGACTTTGATCGAGTCATTGCAGTAAATCTCAAATCGCTTTTTAATTTATGTCGCTCTGTTGTTCCTCATATGGTAAAAGCTCGTAGTGGAAATATCATTAATATTTCCTCCATTGTAGCTTCAACAGGTAATCCAGGTCAGTTTAATTATGTGGCATCTAAAGCAGGTGTTGAAGGTGCTACAAAGGCGCTAGCAAAAGAAGTTGCTTCTCGCAATATTCGCGTCAATTGCATAGCGCCTGGGTTTGTCCAGACGCGTATGACAGATAAATTAACAGAAGTGCAAAGAGAGCATATCTTAAATCAGATCCCTATGAAAACTATGGGTAAGCCTGAAGATATTGCAAATGCAGTTGTTTTTCTGGCAAGTCATCTTTCTAACTACATCACAGGCCAAATATTGACTGTAGATGGCGGAATGGTGATGTGA
- a CDS encoding ABC transporter ATP-binding protein, giving the protein MITQKTRSIRLEALRKSLDGGVIIPEVNLTIPAGKFFALLGPSGCGKTTLLRLIAGLESAESGRIYLGDSEITNWPIYKRPINIVFQNYALFPHLNVFNNVAYSLKIKKLSKEIIQQKVIKILESFHLEQHIYKYPSQLSGGQQQRVALARAIVDEPTVLLLDEPLAALDFKLREKMLLELIELQDKLKTTFIYVTHDQFEALTVADQMAIMNHKGEIEQIGTPKEIYEFPISSFVAKFVGTTNILSGQLRYLNQGPEIDIPNLGQFKIDIPQKKEWMEEGRQIMISLRPEKIFISKKAVPNFSNTLKGSVQSIVYHGRSTQYNILIKNGMRIQVFEQNEEHFPQEVIDYDNEVFLYWQKENVVILEK; this is encoded by the coding sequence ATGATCACACAAAAAACTCGAAGCATACGGCTAGAAGCTTTAAGGAAATCGCTAGATGGCGGGGTTATTATCCCAGAGGTCAACTTAACGATTCCAGCTGGTAAGTTTTTTGCTCTTTTGGGTCCAAGTGGGTGTGGTAAAACTACCTTACTTAGGTTAATTGCTGGATTAGAGAGTGCTGAATCGGGAAGAATCTATTTAGGAGATAGTGAGATCACGAATTGGCCAATTTATAAAAGACCTATCAATATAGTATTTCAGAATTATGCCCTCTTCCCTCACCTAAATGTATTTAATAATGTTGCCTATAGTCTAAAAATTAAAAAACTCTCTAAAGAAATCATTCAGCAAAAAGTCATTAAGATCTTGGAATCTTTTCATTTGGAGCAACATATCTATAAATATCCCAGTCAACTCTCTGGAGGTCAACAGCAACGTGTTGCCTTAGCTAGAGCTATCGTAGATGAGCCAACCGTTCTGCTTTTAGACGAACCTCTTGCTGCTTTAGATTTTAAACTGCGTGAAAAGATGTTACTTGAGTTAATTGAGCTACAAGACAAACTAAAAACTACTTTTATCTATGTTACTCATGATCAATTTGAAGCCTTAACCGTCGCTGACCAAATGGCTATTATGAATCATAAAGGAGAAATAGAGCAGATAGGTACTCCTAAAGAAATTTATGAATTCCCTATCTCTTCTTTTGTTGCAAAATTTGTAGGGACCACAAATATCTTAAGCGGGCAATTGCGTTACCTAAATCAGGGCCCAGAAATTGATATTCCTAATCTAGGTCAATTTAAAATTGACATCCCACAAAAAAAAGAATGGATGGAGGAAGGGCGTCAGATCATGATTAGTCTGCGACCTGAGAAGATTTTTATCTCTAAAAAAGCCGTCCCGAACTTTTCTAATACTTTAAAAGGCTCTGTTCAATCTATTGTTTACCATGGAAGGTCTACTCAATATAATATTCTGATAAAAAATGGAATGCGCATTCAAGTATTTGAACAAAACGAAGAGCATTTTCCACAAGAGGTCATTGATTATGATAACGAGGTGTTTTTGTATTGGCAAAAAGAGAACGTGGTAATTTTAGAAAAATGA
- a CDS encoding ABC transporter permease, with protein sequence MKQKNSLAKVASLLSIAAVYLFLYVPLVVLLVFSFNTASFPSPWQGFTWNWYVELFQTEHLWQAFLNSLIVAFSATLLSLLMGIFLIFYCSQGGRIRTFLTLFYGNLIIPETVLAIGLLGFFTIIKVSLGLGTLIVAHTVLGLGFVIPIVYARFLELDDRMTEASLVLGATPIQTFLRVILPLLRPSLIATGLLVFILSFDDFILSYFCAGSNSQTLSLYILSMLRSGISPIVNALSAILLTLSSFLVFLFFSIKSRTKIF encoded by the coding sequence ATGAAACAAAAAAATAGTTTAGCAAAAGTTGCCTCTCTTTTATCTATTGCAGCGGTTTATTTATTCCTCTATGTTCCCTTAGTTGTTCTTCTTGTTTTTTCTTTTAATACGGCTTCTTTCCCCTCTCCTTGGCAAGGCTTTACTTGGAATTGGTATGTGGAGTTATTTCAAACAGAACACCTTTGGCAAGCTTTTCTTAACTCTTTAATCGTAGCTTTTTCTGCAACTCTTTTAAGTCTATTAATGGGTATTTTTTTAATCTTTTATTGCTCTCAAGGAGGAAGAATCCGTACTTTTTTAACACTATTCTATGGAAATCTCATCATCCCTGAAACAGTATTAGCCATTGGCTTGCTCGGCTTCTTTACCATAATTAAGGTTTCTTTAGGGCTTGGCACTTTAATTGTTGCCCATACAGTCTTAGGATTAGGATTTGTTATTCCTATTGTTTATGCTCGATTCTTAGAGTTAGACGATCGCATGACAGAGGCCTCTTTAGTGCTAGGAGCTACACCTATTCAGACATTTTTACGAGTAATACTACCCCTATTGCGCCCCTCTCTTATTGCAACAGGGCTACTGGTTTTTATTCTCTCTTTTGATGACTTTATTCTTTCTTACTTTTGCGCTGGCAGTAATAGCCAAACCCTTTCTCTGTACATACTGTCTATGTTACGCTCAGGGATTTCTCCTATTGTCAATGCCCTCTCAGCCATTCTGCTCACATTGAGCAGCTTTCTTGTATTTCTCTTCTTTTCGATTAAATCCAGAACTAAAATCTTTTAA
- a CDS encoding polymorphic toxin type 50 domain-containing protein, whose protein sequence is MEVSSTGYALLAMQCALLYVVTPELRAVVIGICKKKKILYMHFYYEGEVSEELIELWQCAVTEASDLESNWELDDRIERLDYPQEIPSHGRYAYLRREPNMLSQNVSEVPIIITREIKDFKEKIGVFISPVSEEKVSTSWGVIHTTKDESHIIPAKPASYKIKEITPIAYALLAIQRALLGLATPELRGIVADIQDQELYIRFYYDKGISYEIFESWEFAITKVIADMGSDYLFDTGIERLDYPQEIPFRGRYAYLRKE, encoded by the coding sequence ATGGAAGTCTCTTCAACAGGCTATGCTTTATTAGCCATGCAATGCGCTTTATTATATGTGGTTACTCCCGAATTAAGAGCTGTAGTTATAGGTATTTGTAAAAAAAAAAAGATATTATATATGCATTTTTATTATGAAGGAGAGGTTTCTGAAGAGCTCATAGAGCTTTGGCAATGCGCTGTTACTGAGGCAAGTGATTTAGAATCTAATTGGGAGCTTGATGATAGGATCGAAAGGCTCGACTATCCTCAAGAAATCCCTTCCCACGGGCGATACGCCTATCTTAGAAGAGAGCCTAACATGCTAAGTCAAAATGTTTCAGAGGTTCCTATAATTATCACAAGAGAAATAAAGGATTTTAAAGAAAAGATCGGTGTTTTTATCAGCCCTGTTTCTGAAGAAAAGGTAAGTACGAGCTGGGGAGTCATTCATACTACAAAAGATGAATCCCATATTATTCCAGCAAAACCTGCATCTTATAAGATTAAAGAAATAACTCCCATCGCCTACGCTTTGCTTGCAATACAAAGAGCTCTTCTTGGTCTTGCTACACCTGAGTTAAGAGGTATTGTAGCAGATATTCAGGACCAAGAGCTCTATATTCGCTTTTACTATGACAAAGGAATTTCTTATGAGATATTTGAGAGTTGGGAATTTGCTATTACGAAGGTAATAGCGGATATGGGATCGGATTATCTGTTTGATACAGGGATTGAAAGACTAGACTATCCGCAAGAAATTCCTTTCCGTGGACGATATGCCTATTTAAGGAAAGAGTGA
- a CDS encoding IS982 family transposase translates to METLIELYCSVDDFWKDFNKQWEQHLITKGKSLRGPKAEMSIPEMMTISILFHQSNYRNFKHFYCSHVMIYLHKEFPTLISYSRFVYLLKNLFIPLFAYLLHNKGTITGVSFIDSTKIQVCHNKRIRRNKVFAKFAKMGKTGAGWFFGVKLHLIINEVGEILAFQLTPGNASDVSVAEVLSQGITGNLYGDKGYISEKLGKKLIDKGLQLFTNLRSKMKNKFMNLRDKILLRKRVIIETVNDQLKNISQIEHTRHRSVSNFLVNTLCGIAAYMRQPKKPRIRMSDKESLGLVTS, encoded by the coding sequence ATGGAAACGCTTATTGAATTATACTGCTCTGTGGATGATTTTTGGAAGGATTTCAACAAGCAATGGGAGCAACATTTAATTACCAAAGGCAAATCTCTAAGAGGACCTAAAGCAGAAATGTCTATTCCTGAAATGATGACAATATCTATTTTATTTCATCAATCAAACTACAGGAATTTCAAACACTTCTATTGCAGCCACGTTATGATTTATCTTCATAAGGAGTTTCCTACGCTTATTAGCTATAGCAGATTTGTCTACCTTCTAAAAAATCTTTTCATCCCCCTATTTGCTTATCTTTTACATAATAAAGGTACAATTACTGGAGTTAGTTTTATCGATTCAACGAAGATACAAGTTTGCCATAACAAAAGGATTAGAAGAAATAAAGTTTTTGCAAAATTTGCAAAAATGGGAAAAACAGGAGCAGGATGGTTCTTTGGAGTGAAACTTCATTTAATCATTAATGAAGTAGGAGAAATCCTCGCTTTTCAACTAACTCCTGGAAATGCATCGGATGTTTCTGTAGCTGAGGTTTTGTCACAGGGAATCACCGGAAACCTCTATGGAGATAAAGGGTATATTTCAGAGAAATTAGGAAAAAAGTTAATAGATAAAGGCTTACAATTATTCACAAATTTACGGTCTAAAATGAAAAATAAGTTCATGAATCTCAGAGATAAAATACTACTGCGTAAAAGAGTTATTATTGAAACTGTAAATGATCAACTTAAAAATATATCTCAGATTGAGCACACAAGGCATAGATCAGTGAGTAACTTTTTGGTTAATACTCTTTGTGGAATTGCAGCTTATATGAGGCAACCTAAAAAACCTCGTATTAGAATGTCTGATAAGGAAAGTTTAGGGCTAGTTACCAGCTAG
- the fabD gene encoding ACP S-malonyltransferase, translated as MHRWAFVFPGQGTQYTGMGKDFYDAFPVAKEVFQEADEILQQNFSSIIFEGSSEILTLTKNSQIAIYLVSMAILRVLQTQIPLFKPAICAGLSLGEYTALVASEKISFSDCLRLVQVRAEAMHEACRETEGTMQVVLGLTEELVAESLQEISPKSGPVWIANINCPGQIVIAGRIKNITIAAEYLKQKGAKRIIDLEVAGAFHSGLMQSAKEKLFDKIENAAIYESKICFTMNVPGKIVDSVSMIKQYLLEQVTSPVRWQQSILAMQDFGLQAYLEIGPGKTLSGMNKRIGVQDPTLHIEKVAGLDGLVRQWESLCRS; from the coding sequence ATGCATAGATGGGCATTTGTCTTTCCGGGTCAAGGGACACAATATACAGGAATGGGAAAGGACTTTTACGATGCTTTTCCTGTAGCCAAAGAAGTATTTCAAGAAGCTGATGAAATTTTACAGCAAAATTTTTCTTCTATTATTTTTGAAGGTTCATCAGAAATTTTAACCCTTACCAAAAACAGCCAAATTGCTATTTATCTCGTAAGTATGGCTATTCTGCGTGTTTTGCAGACGCAAATTCCTCTTTTTAAACCAGCCATTTGCGCAGGCTTGAGCTTAGGAGAATACACAGCTTTAGTCGCTTCTGAAAAAATCAGCTTTAGTGATTGTTTAAGACTGGTACAAGTACGTGCTGAGGCTATGCATGAAGCTTGCAGAGAGACCGAAGGAACGATGCAAGTTGTACTAGGACTTACTGAAGAGCTGGTTGCTGAATCTTTGCAAGAAATAAGCCCTAAAAGCGGTCCTGTTTGGATTGCTAATATTAACTGTCCAGGTCAAATTGTTATTGCAGGTAGGATAAAAAATATTACAATAGCAGCCGAATACCTCAAGCAAAAAGGGGCTAAACGCATCATTGACTTAGAAGTTGCCGGGGCTTTTCACAGTGGCCTGATGCAATCTGCTAAGGAGAAGCTTTTTGATAAGATTGAAAATGCTGCTATTTATGAAAGTAAAATTTGTTTTACTATGAATGTTCCTGGTAAAATAGTTGATTCTGTTTCTATGATTAAGCAGTATTTATTAGAACAAGTGACAAGTCCTGTTCGTTGGCAGCAGTCCATTTTAGCTATGCAAGATTTTGGGCTGCAAGCTTACCTCGAAATAGGACCTGGTAAAACATTAAGTGGAATGAATAAAAGAATTGGAGTACAAGATCCTACTTTGCATATAGAAAAAGTAGCCGGCTTAGATGGATTAGTGCGTCAATGGGAGTCTTTATGTCGCTCTTAG
- a CDS encoding DUF4116 domain-containing protein, translating into MNPIITHEIKAYSFFSALAKENISLARIHIHFFLKNIPNSSNPPSLKNRFISLIKASGLALRALLLCLPLINKIPKLPSKEAVLGAVSKDGMLLEYVPAHLKEDIEIVNAAIKNNPEALSFASKQVVLTVVGENGMLLQYVPEDLKEDIEIVNAAIKNNPEALSFVSREVASGFIIQRSELLKYASNDLKEDQDFILELIPEPDMSEWESFRTEHSKLRVNCSQDFAFSQVPKILKHISLKLKEDSDFMVRVVEKNFWALLECASGKVEKDVLDAMQSKGKDLSGLKKFTQNYKARLNSA; encoded by the coding sequence ATGAATCCTATAATAACCCATGAAATTAAAGCTTATTCATTTTTTTCTGCTTTAGCAAAAGAAAATATATCCCTAGCAAGGATTCATATTCATTTTTTTTTAAAAAATATTCCAAATAGTTCTAATCCACCTAGTTTAAAAAATAGATTCATTAGTCTTATTAAAGCATCTGGACTAGCTTTAAGAGCTCTTCTATTGTGCCTACCGCTTATCAATAAAATACCCAAACTCCCTTCTAAAGAAGCAGTACTTGGTGCTGTAAGCAAAGACGGTATGTTATTGGAATATGTTCCCGCACACTTAAAGGAAGACATAGAAATTGTAAACGCTGCTATAAAGAATAACCCAGAAGCTCTAAGCTTTGCTTCTAAACAAGTAGTGCTTACTGTTGTAGGTGAAAATGGCATGTTGCTACAATACGTCCCTGAGGACTTAAAGGAAGACATAGAAATTGTAAACGCTGCTATAAAGAATAACCCAGAAGCTCTAAGCTTTGTTTCTAGAGAAGTAGCCAGTGGGTTTATAATACAGCGTAGTGAATTGCTAAAATACGCTTCTAATGATCTAAAAGAAGACCAAGACTTTATACTTGAGCTTATTCCAGAACCAGATATGTCAGAATGGGAAAGCTTTCGAACAGAACATTCAAAACTTCGTGTTAATTGTTCACAAGATTTTGCTTTTAGTCAAGTTCCAAAAATACTGAAGCATATTTCTTTAAAGCTAAAGGAAGATTCAGATTTTATGGTCCGTGTAGTAGAGAAAAACTTTTGGGCTCTTCTGGAGTGTGCTTCTGGGAAAGTTGAGAAGGATGTTTTAGATGCTATGCAAAGCAAAGGTAAAGATCTAAGTGGTTTGAAAAAATTTACTCAAAATTATAAAGCTCGATTAAACAGTGCTTAA
- a CDS encoding ABC transporter permease, with protein MIWQVLFFYLPLAIIFVSSFLYITDAGAIAGVTLQKITFFLRPVYLKVIFNSLILALSNACICLTIAYPLAYFLTFNSKRFKNVLLFLLIVPFWTNFLLHVYAWFFVLEKKGLINQFLQFIGIIDSPLHMLNTPFAIMIMMVYYYLPFMVMPLYSAMEQIDNRLIEASYDLGASWFHTLRRVILPLTKRGLQAGFFLVFIPSFGEFAIPELMGGDKWMFVGTVISSFILDEQTSSLGAAFTAVASVCLLVSAILLYFLIDRMIPGRAYETKK; from the coding sequence ATGATATGGCAGGTATTATTTTTCTATTTACCACTCGCTATAATCTTTGTTTCTAGTTTTTTATACATAACGGATGCAGGTGCTATCGCAGGTGTAACTCTGCAAAAAATTACCTTTTTTTTACGTCCTGTATATTTAAAAGTGATTTTTAACTCTTTAATTTTAGCTCTGAGCAATGCTTGTATTTGCTTAACCATTGCCTATCCTCTTGCTTATTTTTTGACCTTTAATAGCAAGAGATTTAAAAATGTGCTGCTTTTTTTATTAATTGTGCCTTTTTGGACCAACTTTCTTCTACATGTATACGCTTGGTTCTTCGTATTAGAAAAAAAAGGGCTCATTAATCAATTTTTACAATTCATAGGGATTATAGACTCTCCCTTGCATATGTTAAATACCCCTTTTGCCATTATGATCATGATGGTCTATTACTATTTGCCTTTCATGGTTATGCCTCTTTACTCAGCCATGGAACAAATTGATAATCGCCTCATTGAAGCCTCTTATGACTTAGGCGCAAGTTGGTTTCATACTCTACGCCGTGTGATACTGCCTTTAACTAAAAGAGGATTACAGGCAGGATTTTTCTTAGTATTTATTCCCTCTTTTGGCGAGTTTGCCATTCCAGAGCTAATGGGTGGAGATAAATGGATGTTTGTAGGAACTGTGATCTCTAGCTTTATTCTCGATGAACAAACAAGCTCATTGGGAGCGGCTTTTACAGCAGTGGCTTCGGTTTGTCTATTAGTAAGTGCTATTCTTCTTTATTTTTTAATCGATCGTATGATCCCCGGGCGTGCTTATGAAACAAAAAAATAG